The Acipenser ruthenus chromosome 25, fAciRut3.2 maternal haplotype, whole genome shotgun sequence genome has a window encoding:
- the LOC117971347 gene encoding cadherin-related family member 4-like isoform X2: protein MPELSTHAGINTTSLQAAFTRTTMDRAATLRLLLIVLLQVCRSFCIYEPYFDTLPQTVRIPENSVPGTTVHSFTLGNWHSMSTVSMTVSPATTFFNNPSINSGKTATIKLNSSAALNALMVNQYNIAITYTNGYGSISSNLYVQITPVSYPLQCATPFSSQVGDTVQVLENVPKTTKIYTAITTNANAGTIFSYNIMQVVPNGDFTIDASGNVYPNQAFNYQTGDRSFTLTIKVLDQHRASCTGTLTVEVLPVDKTTISFKDVNQAVTIRENTGPAAVVATVTALGTNVHYQLITPTSAFQINEKTGVIRTTYNLGLDSNPGLAVTSLLVRAYDPVHKVSATATVQVTVQDANDIPPLCTPAVVVTHVPETTPIAGTLFTLSCTDRDSTGNTLSYSIQADGVSKYMFRLQGTTLELNNTLDYDSAVMAGVDFQYPITILIKDSGVPQLTTSVSVFVTVTPVNEFPPTFKEPFTFTVNERSPVGTVIGVVTATDRDWPFNNIQYRITGGNGNNPPQFYIDPRSGQINLLSTLDFERQSTYQLKIEAVDMNQDLQPDPNRQKTALQTITIEVQDTNDNPPVCNPPYYEATIFSTLKAGQEIVLVQCTDQDITSTLTYTLVGGNVNNRFTMTKSTLVSQNTFSYLKPGVYDPTTYELLVKVTDGGPPTFSTTVTVIVHVIPWTTTVPTTPLKTTKVTQVPQIVTVFDNQWIPDPWFVAVLAVTGALLLLALALLIWKLLSMTSLCRRVPTEMAKPLLQDSNLMEEHKTHVLLHAWHSPDCQHSPDCLRIENRFKTGVLILEQVVFYL, encoded by the exons ATGCCAGAGCTTTCAACACACGCAGGGATCAACACCACTTCTCTCCAGGCAGCTTTTACAAGAACCACGATGGACAGAGCAGCAACCTTGAGACTGCTTCTGATTGTACTGTTACAAG tatgtaGATCCTTTTGCATCTATGAGCctt ACTTTGACACCCTTCCACAAACTGTTAGAATCCCAGAAAACAGTGTGCCAGGAACCACAGTTCATTCATTCACTCTTGGAAACTGGCATTCAATGTCAACAGTATCCATGACTGTCAGTCCTGCAACCACATTCTTCAACAACCCTTCAATCAACTCAGGAAAAACAGCAACG ATCAAACTGAACAGCTCTGCAGCACTAAATGCTTTGATGGTGAATCAATACAACATAGCCATCACTTATACTAATGGCTACGGCAGCATTTCTTCTAACCTCTACGTGCAGATCACTCCAGTCAGCTATCCCCTCCAGTGTGCAACACCTTTCTCAAGCCAGG TCGGAGATACAGTGCAGGTGCTGGAGAATGTGCCCAAGACCACCAAGATTTACACAGCCATCACTACTAACGCCAATGCTGGCACAATCTTCAGT TATAACATAATGCAGGTTGTGCCAAATGGAGATTTTACCATCGACGCGTCTGGCAACGTTTATCCAAATCAGGCTTTCAATTATCAGACCGGTGACCGG agttTCACGCTGACGATAAAGGTGCTGGATCAGCACAGAGCTTCATGCACGGGGACCCTCACTGTGGAGGTCTTGCCCGTTGACAAGACCACCATATCCTTCAA GGATGTCAACCAGGCTGTAACTATTCGGGAGAACACAGGGCCAGCAGCTGTGGTAGCTACAGTCACAGCTCTGGGAACAAATGTGCACTACCAGTTAATAACCCCAACCTCAGCCTTTCAGATCAATGAAA AAACAGGGGTGATCAGGACCACCTACAATCTCGGTCTGGATTCCAACCCAGGCCTGGCTGTTACCTCCTTACTGGTCCGTGCCTACGACCCTGTCCATAAGGTCAGCGCCACAGCTACTGTGCAAGTGACGGTGCAGGACGCCAATGATATCCCTCCACTCTGCACGCCTGCGGTCGTTGT AACTCATGTGCCGGAGACCACACCCATTGCAGGCACTCTCTTTACCTTGAGCTGCACGGACAGGGACAGCACGGGCAACACGCTCTCTTACAGCATTCAGGCTGACGGTGTATCTAAGTACATGTTCCGTCTGCAGGGGACCACGCTGGAG ttaAACAATACACTGGACTATGACTCTGCTGTAATGGCAGGTGTTGATTTCCAGTACCCCATTACCATCCTAATAAAAGACAGTGGAGTGCCTCAGTTGACAA CCAGCGTTTCAGTGTTTGTGACGGTTACTCCAGTTAACGAGTTCCCCCCCACCTTCAAGGAACCTTTCACCTTCACAGTGAACGAGAGAAGCCCGGTGGGTACCGTCATTGGGGTGGTCACAGCAACTGACCGTGACTGGCCCTTCAACAACATCCAGTACCGAATCACTGGAGGCAATGGCAACAACCCACCCCAGTTCTACATTGATCCCAGGAGCG GCCAGATCAATCTCTTGTCCACTCTGGACTTTGAAAGACAGTCGACCTACCAGCTGAAGATTGAGGCAGTGGATATGAACCAAGACCTGCAGCCTGACCCCAATAGACAGAAGACAGCCTTGCAGACCATCACTATCGAGGTCCAG GATACCAACGATAACCCACCAGTGTGCAATCCTCCATACTACGAGGCCACTATCTTCTCCACCCTCAAAGCCGGGCAGGAAATCGTTCTGGTTCAGTGCACTGACCAAGACATCACCTCCACGCTCACCTACACGCTCGTGGGAG GTAATGTTAACAATCGATTCACCATGACTAAAAGCACTCTGGTATCCCAGAACACCTTCTCTTACCTGAAACCGGGGGTGTATGACCCTACGACCTATGAACTCCTGGTCAAGGTGACGGACGGTGGGCCCCCGACCTTCTCCACCACGGTGACAGTGATAGTCCACGTGATTCCATGGACAACCACAGTCCCCACCACCCCCCTCAAAACCACG aaagtgACCCAGGTTCCTCAGATTGTCACTGTGTTTGACAATCAGTGGATCCCAGACCCCTGGTTCGTGGCCGTTCTTGCTGTGACTGGGGCCCTCTTACTGTTAGCACTAGCTTTACTGATCTGGAAACTGCTGAGCAT GACATCACTTTGCAGGCGAGTCCCAACAGAGATGGCCAAACCACTTCTGCAAGACAG caaTTTGATGGAAGAGCACAAGACCCAT gttctgTTGCATGCATGGCATTCACCTGACTGTCAGCATTCACCAGACTGTCTCAGAATAGAAAACCGTTTCAAAACTGGAGTACTAATTCTAGAGcaggttgtattttatttataa
- the LOC117971347 gene encoding cadherin-related family member 4-like isoform X6 has product MPELSTHAGINTTSLQAAFTRTTMDRAATLRLLLIVLLQVCRSFCIYEPYFDTLPQTVRIPENSVPGTTVHSFTLGNWHSMSTVSMTVSPATTFFNNPSINSGKTATIKLNSSAALNALMVNQYNIAITYTNGYGSISSNLYVQITPVSYPLQCATPFSSQVGDTVQVLENVPKTTKIYTAITTNANAGTIFSYNIMQVVPNGDFTIDASGNVYPNQAFNYQTGDRSFTLTIKVLDQHRASCTGTLTVEVLPVDKTTISFKDVNQAVTIRENTGPAAVVATVTALGTNVHYQLITPTSAFQINEKTGVIRTTYNLGLDSNPGLAVTSLLVRAYDPVHKVSATATVQVTVQDANDIPPLCTPAVVVTHVPETTPIAGTLFTLSCTDRDSTGNTLSYSIQADGVSKYMFRLQGTTLELNNTLDYDSAVMAGVDFQYPITILIKDSGVPQLTTSVSVFVTVTPVNEFPPTFKEPFTFTVNERSPVGTVIGVVTATDRDWPFNNIQYRITGGNGNNPPQFYIDPRSGQINLLSTLDFERQSTYQLKIEAVDMNQDLQPDPNRQKTALQTITIEVQDTNDNPPVCNPPYYEATIFSTLKAGQEIVLVQCTDQDITSTLTYTLVGGNVNNRFTMTKSTLVSQNTFSYLKPGVYDPTTYELLVKVTDGGPPTFSTTVTVIVHVIPWTTTVPTTPLKTTDITLQASPNRDGQTTSARQQFDGRAQDPCSVACMAFT; this is encoded by the exons ATGCCAGAGCTTTCAACACACGCAGGGATCAACACCACTTCTCTCCAGGCAGCTTTTACAAGAACCACGATGGACAGAGCAGCAACCTTGAGACTGCTTCTGATTGTACTGTTACAAG tatgtaGATCCTTTTGCATCTATGAGCctt ACTTTGACACCCTTCCACAAACTGTTAGAATCCCAGAAAACAGTGTGCCAGGAACCACAGTTCATTCATTCACTCTTGGAAACTGGCATTCAATGTCAACAGTATCCATGACTGTCAGTCCTGCAACCACATTCTTCAACAACCCTTCAATCAACTCAGGAAAAACAGCAACG ATCAAACTGAACAGCTCTGCAGCACTAAATGCTTTGATGGTGAATCAATACAACATAGCCATCACTTATACTAATGGCTACGGCAGCATTTCTTCTAACCTCTACGTGCAGATCACTCCAGTCAGCTATCCCCTCCAGTGTGCAACACCTTTCTCAAGCCAGG TCGGAGATACAGTGCAGGTGCTGGAGAATGTGCCCAAGACCACCAAGATTTACACAGCCATCACTACTAACGCCAATGCTGGCACAATCTTCAGT TATAACATAATGCAGGTTGTGCCAAATGGAGATTTTACCATCGACGCGTCTGGCAACGTTTATCCAAATCAGGCTTTCAATTATCAGACCGGTGACCGG agttTCACGCTGACGATAAAGGTGCTGGATCAGCACAGAGCTTCATGCACGGGGACCCTCACTGTGGAGGTCTTGCCCGTTGACAAGACCACCATATCCTTCAA GGATGTCAACCAGGCTGTAACTATTCGGGAGAACACAGGGCCAGCAGCTGTGGTAGCTACAGTCACAGCTCTGGGAACAAATGTGCACTACCAGTTAATAACCCCAACCTCAGCCTTTCAGATCAATGAAA AAACAGGGGTGATCAGGACCACCTACAATCTCGGTCTGGATTCCAACCCAGGCCTGGCTGTTACCTCCTTACTGGTCCGTGCCTACGACCCTGTCCATAAGGTCAGCGCCACAGCTACTGTGCAAGTGACGGTGCAGGACGCCAATGATATCCCTCCACTCTGCACGCCTGCGGTCGTTGT AACTCATGTGCCGGAGACCACACCCATTGCAGGCACTCTCTTTACCTTGAGCTGCACGGACAGGGACAGCACGGGCAACACGCTCTCTTACAGCATTCAGGCTGACGGTGTATCTAAGTACATGTTCCGTCTGCAGGGGACCACGCTGGAG ttaAACAATACACTGGACTATGACTCTGCTGTAATGGCAGGTGTTGATTTCCAGTACCCCATTACCATCCTAATAAAAGACAGTGGAGTGCCTCAGTTGACAA CCAGCGTTTCAGTGTTTGTGACGGTTACTCCAGTTAACGAGTTCCCCCCCACCTTCAAGGAACCTTTCACCTTCACAGTGAACGAGAGAAGCCCGGTGGGTACCGTCATTGGGGTGGTCACAGCAACTGACCGTGACTGGCCCTTCAACAACATCCAGTACCGAATCACTGGAGGCAATGGCAACAACCCACCCCAGTTCTACATTGATCCCAGGAGCG GCCAGATCAATCTCTTGTCCACTCTGGACTTTGAAAGACAGTCGACCTACCAGCTGAAGATTGAGGCAGTGGATATGAACCAAGACCTGCAGCCTGACCCCAATAGACAGAAGACAGCCTTGCAGACCATCACTATCGAGGTCCAG GATACCAACGATAACCCACCAGTGTGCAATCCTCCATACTACGAGGCCACTATCTTCTCCACCCTCAAAGCCGGGCAGGAAATCGTTCTGGTTCAGTGCACTGACCAAGACATCACCTCCACGCTCACCTACACGCTCGTGGGAG GTAATGTTAACAATCGATTCACCATGACTAAAAGCACTCTGGTATCCCAGAACACCTTCTCTTACCTGAAACCGGGGGTGTATGACCCTACGACCTATGAACTCCTGGTCAAGGTGACGGACGGTGGGCCCCCGACCTTCTCCACCACGGTGACAGTGATAGTCCACGTGATTCCATGGACAACCACAGTCCCCACCACCCCCCTCAAAACCACG GACATCACTTTGCAGGCGAGTCCCAACAGAGATGGCCAAACCACTTCTGCAAGACAG caaTTTGATGGAAGAGCACAAGACCCAT gttctgTTGCATGCATGGCATTCACCTGA
- the LOC117971347 gene encoding cadherin-related family member 4-like isoform X3: MPELSTHAGINTTSLQAAFTRTTMDRAATLRLLLIVLLQVCRSFCIYEPYFDTLPQTVRIPENSVPGTTVHSFTLGNWHSMSTVSMTVSPATTFFNNPSINSGKTATIKLNSSAALNALMVNQYNIAITYTNGYGSISSNLYVQITPVSYPLQCATPFSSQVGDTVQVLENVPKTTKIYTAITTNANAGTIFSYNIMQVVPNGDFTIDASGNVYPNQAFNYQTGDRSFTLTIKVLDQHRASCTGTLTVEVLPVDKTTISFKDVNQAVTIRENTGPAAVVATVTALGTNVHYQLITPTSAFQINEKTGVIRTTYNLGLDSNPGLAVTSLLVRAYDPVHKVSATATVQVTVQDANDIPPLCTPAVVVTHVPETTPIAGTLFTLSCTDRDSTGNTLSYSIQADGVSKYMFRLQGTTLELNNTLDYDSAVMAGVDFQYPITILIKDSGVPQLTTSVSVFVTVTPVNEFPPTFKEPFTFTVNERSPVGTVIGVVTATDRDWPFNNIQYRITGGNGNNPPQFYIDPRSGQINLLSTLDFERQSTYQLKIEAVDMNQDLQPDPNRQKTALQTITIEVQDTNDNPPVCNPPYYEATIFSTLKAGQEIVLVQCTDQDITSTLTYTLVGGNVNNRFTMTKSTLVSQNTFSYLKPGVYDPTTYELLVKVTDGGPPTFSTTVTVIVHVIPWTTTVPTTPLKTTKVTQVPQIVTVFDNQWIPDPWFVAVLAVTGALLLLALALLIWKLLSMTSLCRRVPTEMAKPLLQDSNLMEEHKTHLQGGNIFSTVSQDRDAGSEQRRAY; the protein is encoded by the exons ATGCCAGAGCTTTCAACACACGCAGGGATCAACACCACTTCTCTCCAGGCAGCTTTTACAAGAACCACGATGGACAGAGCAGCAACCTTGAGACTGCTTCTGATTGTACTGTTACAAG tatgtaGATCCTTTTGCATCTATGAGCctt ACTTTGACACCCTTCCACAAACTGTTAGAATCCCAGAAAACAGTGTGCCAGGAACCACAGTTCATTCATTCACTCTTGGAAACTGGCATTCAATGTCAACAGTATCCATGACTGTCAGTCCTGCAACCACATTCTTCAACAACCCTTCAATCAACTCAGGAAAAACAGCAACG ATCAAACTGAACAGCTCTGCAGCACTAAATGCTTTGATGGTGAATCAATACAACATAGCCATCACTTATACTAATGGCTACGGCAGCATTTCTTCTAACCTCTACGTGCAGATCACTCCAGTCAGCTATCCCCTCCAGTGTGCAACACCTTTCTCAAGCCAGG TCGGAGATACAGTGCAGGTGCTGGAGAATGTGCCCAAGACCACCAAGATTTACACAGCCATCACTACTAACGCCAATGCTGGCACAATCTTCAGT TATAACATAATGCAGGTTGTGCCAAATGGAGATTTTACCATCGACGCGTCTGGCAACGTTTATCCAAATCAGGCTTTCAATTATCAGACCGGTGACCGG agttTCACGCTGACGATAAAGGTGCTGGATCAGCACAGAGCTTCATGCACGGGGACCCTCACTGTGGAGGTCTTGCCCGTTGACAAGACCACCATATCCTTCAA GGATGTCAACCAGGCTGTAACTATTCGGGAGAACACAGGGCCAGCAGCTGTGGTAGCTACAGTCACAGCTCTGGGAACAAATGTGCACTACCAGTTAATAACCCCAACCTCAGCCTTTCAGATCAATGAAA AAACAGGGGTGATCAGGACCACCTACAATCTCGGTCTGGATTCCAACCCAGGCCTGGCTGTTACCTCCTTACTGGTCCGTGCCTACGACCCTGTCCATAAGGTCAGCGCCACAGCTACTGTGCAAGTGACGGTGCAGGACGCCAATGATATCCCTCCACTCTGCACGCCTGCGGTCGTTGT AACTCATGTGCCGGAGACCACACCCATTGCAGGCACTCTCTTTACCTTGAGCTGCACGGACAGGGACAGCACGGGCAACACGCTCTCTTACAGCATTCAGGCTGACGGTGTATCTAAGTACATGTTCCGTCTGCAGGGGACCACGCTGGAG ttaAACAATACACTGGACTATGACTCTGCTGTAATGGCAGGTGTTGATTTCCAGTACCCCATTACCATCCTAATAAAAGACAGTGGAGTGCCTCAGTTGACAA CCAGCGTTTCAGTGTTTGTGACGGTTACTCCAGTTAACGAGTTCCCCCCCACCTTCAAGGAACCTTTCACCTTCACAGTGAACGAGAGAAGCCCGGTGGGTACCGTCATTGGGGTGGTCACAGCAACTGACCGTGACTGGCCCTTCAACAACATCCAGTACCGAATCACTGGAGGCAATGGCAACAACCCACCCCAGTTCTACATTGATCCCAGGAGCG GCCAGATCAATCTCTTGTCCACTCTGGACTTTGAAAGACAGTCGACCTACCAGCTGAAGATTGAGGCAGTGGATATGAACCAAGACCTGCAGCCTGACCCCAATAGACAGAAGACAGCCTTGCAGACCATCACTATCGAGGTCCAG GATACCAACGATAACCCACCAGTGTGCAATCCTCCATACTACGAGGCCACTATCTTCTCCACCCTCAAAGCCGGGCAGGAAATCGTTCTGGTTCAGTGCACTGACCAAGACATCACCTCCACGCTCACCTACACGCTCGTGGGAG GTAATGTTAACAATCGATTCACCATGACTAAAAGCACTCTGGTATCCCAGAACACCTTCTCTTACCTGAAACCGGGGGTGTATGACCCTACGACCTATGAACTCCTGGTCAAGGTGACGGACGGTGGGCCCCCGACCTTCTCCACCACGGTGACAGTGATAGTCCACGTGATTCCATGGACAACCACAGTCCCCACCACCCCCCTCAAAACCACG aaagtgACCCAGGTTCCTCAGATTGTCACTGTGTTTGACAATCAGTGGATCCCAGACCCCTGGTTCGTGGCCGTTCTTGCTGTGACTGGGGCCCTCTTACTGTTAGCACTAGCTTTACTGATCTGGAAACTGCTGAGCAT GACATCACTTTGCAGGCGAGTCCCAACAGAGATGGCCAAACCACTTCTGCAAGACAG caaTTTGATGGAAGAGCACAAGACCCAT TTACAGGGCGGGAATATCTTTTCAACAGTGTCACAGGACAGAGATGCTGGGTCTGAACAGAGACGTGCTTATTGA
- the LOC117971347 gene encoding cadherin-related family member 4-like isoform X5, whose amino-acid sequence MPELSTHAGINTTSLQAAFTRTTMDRAATLRLLLIVLLQVCRSFCIYEPYFDTLPQTVRIPENSVPGTTVHSFTLGNWHSMSTVSMTVSPATTFFNNPSINSGKTATIKLNSSAALNALMVNQYNIAITYTNGYGSISSNLYVQITPVSYPLQCATPFSSQVGDTVQVLENVPKTTKIYTAITTNANAGTIFSYNIMQVVPNGDFTIDASGNVYPNQAFNYQTGDRSFTLTIKVLDQHRASCTGTLTVEVLPVDKTTISFKDVNQAVTIRENTGPAAVVATVTALGTNVHYQLITPTSAFQINEKTGVIRTTYNLGLDSNPGLAVTSLLVRAYDPVHKVSATATVQVTVQDANDIPPLCTPAVVVTHVPETTPIAGTLFTLSCTDRDSTGNTLSYSIQADGVSKYMFRLQGTTLELNNTLDYDSAVMAGVDFQYPITILIKDSGVPQLTTSVSVFVTVTPVNEFPPTFKEPFTFTVNERSPVGTVIGVVTATDRDWPFNNIQYRITGGNGNNPPQFYIDPRSGQINLLSTLDFERQSTYQLKIEAVDMNQDLQPDPNRQKTALQTITIEVQDTNDNPPVCNPPYYEATIFSTLKAGQEIVLVQCTDQDITSTLTYTLVGGNVNNRFTMTKSTLVSQNTFSYLKPGVYDPTTYELLVKVTDGGPPTFSTTVTVIVHVIPWTTTVPTTPLKTTDITLQASPNRDGQTTSARQQFDGRAQDPFTGREYLFNSVTGQRCWV is encoded by the exons ATGCCAGAGCTTTCAACACACGCAGGGATCAACACCACTTCTCTCCAGGCAGCTTTTACAAGAACCACGATGGACAGAGCAGCAACCTTGAGACTGCTTCTGATTGTACTGTTACAAG tatgtaGATCCTTTTGCATCTATGAGCctt ACTTTGACACCCTTCCACAAACTGTTAGAATCCCAGAAAACAGTGTGCCAGGAACCACAGTTCATTCATTCACTCTTGGAAACTGGCATTCAATGTCAACAGTATCCATGACTGTCAGTCCTGCAACCACATTCTTCAACAACCCTTCAATCAACTCAGGAAAAACAGCAACG ATCAAACTGAACAGCTCTGCAGCACTAAATGCTTTGATGGTGAATCAATACAACATAGCCATCACTTATACTAATGGCTACGGCAGCATTTCTTCTAACCTCTACGTGCAGATCACTCCAGTCAGCTATCCCCTCCAGTGTGCAACACCTTTCTCAAGCCAGG TCGGAGATACAGTGCAGGTGCTGGAGAATGTGCCCAAGACCACCAAGATTTACACAGCCATCACTACTAACGCCAATGCTGGCACAATCTTCAGT TATAACATAATGCAGGTTGTGCCAAATGGAGATTTTACCATCGACGCGTCTGGCAACGTTTATCCAAATCAGGCTTTCAATTATCAGACCGGTGACCGG agttTCACGCTGACGATAAAGGTGCTGGATCAGCACAGAGCTTCATGCACGGGGACCCTCACTGTGGAGGTCTTGCCCGTTGACAAGACCACCATATCCTTCAA GGATGTCAACCAGGCTGTAACTATTCGGGAGAACACAGGGCCAGCAGCTGTGGTAGCTACAGTCACAGCTCTGGGAACAAATGTGCACTACCAGTTAATAACCCCAACCTCAGCCTTTCAGATCAATGAAA AAACAGGGGTGATCAGGACCACCTACAATCTCGGTCTGGATTCCAACCCAGGCCTGGCTGTTACCTCCTTACTGGTCCGTGCCTACGACCCTGTCCATAAGGTCAGCGCCACAGCTACTGTGCAAGTGACGGTGCAGGACGCCAATGATATCCCTCCACTCTGCACGCCTGCGGTCGTTGT AACTCATGTGCCGGAGACCACACCCATTGCAGGCACTCTCTTTACCTTGAGCTGCACGGACAGGGACAGCACGGGCAACACGCTCTCTTACAGCATTCAGGCTGACGGTGTATCTAAGTACATGTTCCGTCTGCAGGGGACCACGCTGGAG ttaAACAATACACTGGACTATGACTCTGCTGTAATGGCAGGTGTTGATTTCCAGTACCCCATTACCATCCTAATAAAAGACAGTGGAGTGCCTCAGTTGACAA CCAGCGTTTCAGTGTTTGTGACGGTTACTCCAGTTAACGAGTTCCCCCCCACCTTCAAGGAACCTTTCACCTTCACAGTGAACGAGAGAAGCCCGGTGGGTACCGTCATTGGGGTGGTCACAGCAACTGACCGTGACTGGCCCTTCAACAACATCCAGTACCGAATCACTGGAGGCAATGGCAACAACCCACCCCAGTTCTACATTGATCCCAGGAGCG GCCAGATCAATCTCTTGTCCACTCTGGACTTTGAAAGACAGTCGACCTACCAGCTGAAGATTGAGGCAGTGGATATGAACCAAGACCTGCAGCCTGACCCCAATAGACAGAAGACAGCCTTGCAGACCATCACTATCGAGGTCCAG GATACCAACGATAACCCACCAGTGTGCAATCCTCCATACTACGAGGCCACTATCTTCTCCACCCTCAAAGCCGGGCAGGAAATCGTTCTGGTTCAGTGCACTGACCAAGACATCACCTCCACGCTCACCTACACGCTCGTGGGAG GTAATGTTAACAATCGATTCACCATGACTAAAAGCACTCTGGTATCCCAGAACACCTTCTCTTACCTGAAACCGGGGGTGTATGACCCTACGACCTATGAACTCCTGGTCAAGGTGACGGACGGTGGGCCCCCGACCTTCTCCACCACGGTGACAGTGATAGTCCACGTGATTCCATGGACAACCACAGTCCCCACCACCCCCCTCAAAACCACG GACATCACTTTGCAGGCGAGTCCCAACAGAGATGGCCAAACCACTTCTGCAAGACAG caaTTTGATGGAAGAGCACAAGACCCAT TTACAGGGCGGGAATATCTTTTCAACAGTGTCACAGGACAGAGATGCTGGGTCTGA